In one Echinicola marina genomic region, the following are encoded:
- a CDS encoding helix-turn-helix domain-containing protein: MNKTDGKMQNLTLGQRVKNLRSAACLSQEELAEISQISLRTVQRLEIGATTPRGDTLKRLAAALKVTTDDLLEWRTEEDRGFLKLMNLGSLGFLFFPILGIVIPLVLWIKKMDTVQFAKEIGKSILNFQITWCVFYYGIKLLMWLTTIVYYRSTDVISINFYEALYYYRIIFLFSFYGYNLLIILWNARLIHLRNKVWYKPVIRFLK; encoded by the coding sequence ATGAACAAAACAGATGGAAAAATGCAAAACTTAACTTTAGGACAAAGGGTGAAAAATCTTAGATCTGCAGCTTGTTTATCTCAGGAGGAATTAGCTGAAATATCTCAAATTAGTCTAAGGACTGTTCAAAGATTAGAAATTGGTGCAACTACTCCACGTGGAGATACTTTGAAGCGTTTGGCTGCAGCTTTGAAAGTTACAACTGATGACCTTTTGGAATGGAGAACAGAGGAAGACAGGGGTTTTCTTAAGCTAATGAACCTAGGAAGTCTAGGCTTTTTGTTTTTTCCAATTCTAGGTATTGTGATCCCTTTGGTTTTATGGATCAAAAAAATGGATACCGTTCAATTTGCAAAGGAGATTGGTAAGTCAATTCTAAATTTTCAAATAACTTGGTGCGTATTTTATTACGGGATAAAATTATTGATGTGGTTGACTACGATAGTTTATTATAGAAGTACGGATGTCATCTCTATAAACTTTTATGAGGCATTATATTATTATCGAATTATATTCTTATTTAGTTTTTATGGCTACAATCTTCTTATTATCCTTTGGAATGCCAGACTTATTCATTTGAGAAATAAAGTATGGTATAAGCCGGTTATACGATTTTTGAAATAA
- a CDS encoding outer membrane beta-barrel protein, with amino-acid sequence MSGIVLSLTLLINSSNNASAQTNIGIRGGLSYSGMTYRSLASLPKVKVHGVKNQPTFAFVFEHFYKDHAGIEVSFQKVTTGFIEYNEDETATNETHFDYFKVPVLANFYFGRSGRFHIKMGPHFGRLLKATDVKREFEAPNEEIPILPTYGQEGDDPKKLMYGLTAGAGISKVFGISTIAADVRASYEFGRPEGQGRIFDMTGTNIEFTLSYLFQVAKRK; translated from the coding sequence ATTTCGGGCATTGTGTTAAGCCTTACCTTATTGATCAACAGCAGCAATAATGCTTCTGCGCAGACCAATATCGGAATCAGGGGTGGACTTAGTTATTCAGGAATGACTTACCGATCCCTAGCCTCTCTACCCAAAGTCAAGGTACATGGAGTAAAAAACCAACCAACCTTTGCCTTTGTCTTTGAACACTTCTATAAGGATCATGCGGGTATAGAAGTAAGTTTCCAGAAAGTGACTACAGGATTCATAGAATATAATGAGGACGAAACAGCTACTAATGAAACCCATTTTGATTATTTCAAAGTACCGGTTTTGGCCAATTTCTACTTTGGAAGATCTGGGCGCTTTCATATCAAGATGGGACCACACTTTGGAAGACTCCTCAAGGCCACTGATGTCAAAAGGGAATTTGAAGCTCCCAATGAAGAGATCCCCATTCTCCCTACTTATGGACAGGAAGGCGATGATCCAAAAAAACTCATGTACGGCCTCACTGCAGGAGCGGGAATTTCCAAGGTATTTGGTATAAGTACCATAGCAGCAGACGTTCGCGCATCTTATGAATTTGGCCGACCAGAAGGTCAAGGCAGAATCTTTGATATGACCGGAACAAATATAGAATTCACCCTTTCTTATCTTTTCCAAGTAGCAAAAAGGAAATAA
- the gltX gene encoding glutamate--tRNA ligase: protein MTKEVRVRFAPSPTGALHIGGVRTALYNYLFAKKHNGKFLLRIEDTDQTRYVPGAEEYIKSALEWIGITPDESPWVEGPNGPYRQSERKPLYMQYAMDLVEKGYAYYAFDTSEELDAMRERLTAARVVSPQYNAITRTQMKNSLTLPEDEVKEKLASGEPYVIRLKVPRKEEIRLNDMIRGWVMVHSNTLDDKVLMKSDGMPTYHLANIVDDHLMGVSHVIRGEEWLPSAPIHVLLYRYLGWEDSMPQFAHLPLLLKPDGNGKLSKRDADKHGFPIFPMDWTDPRTNELSPGFKDAGYLPDAFINFLAFLGWNPGDHREIFNLEELIEAFTVERIGKSGTKFDINKAKWYNEQYLKAKSNQELAGYLIEDLQKEGIEILQSKAEKIVNIMKERATFPADLWKEGRFLLIAPESFDEKVAGKKWDENAVRVLGSYKEELAKFEGEFTPESAKSLLEKAAETNEIKLGKVMQAVRLATTGVGAGPDLMEVFVIIGKDELIKRIDFALNTLEVKAN, encoded by the coding sequence ATGACGAAAGAAGTACGCGTACGTTTTGCCCCATCTCCAACCGGAGCCCTACATATTGGAGGTGTCCGCACCGCCCTTTACAACTACCTTTTTGCCAAAAAACACAATGGCAAATTTTTGTTGAGAATTGAAGATACTGACCAGACCCGTTATGTACCGGGTGCTGAAGAATACATCAAGTCTGCATTGGAATGGATAGGCATTACTCCAGATGAAAGCCCATGGGTGGAAGGCCCAAATGGCCCTTACCGCCAATCTGAAAGAAAACCACTTTACATGCAATATGCCATGGATTTGGTAGAAAAAGGCTATGCGTACTATGCCTTTGATACGTCTGAGGAACTGGATGCCATGAGAGAAAGGCTAACTGCTGCTAGGGTAGTCTCCCCTCAGTACAATGCCATTACCAGAACCCAGATGAAAAACTCCCTTACCCTTCCTGAGGATGAGGTAAAAGAAAAACTGGCCTCTGGAGAACCTTATGTCATCCGGCTTAAAGTTCCAAGAAAAGAAGAAATCAGATTAAACGACATGATCCGTGGTTGGGTAATGGTTCATTCAAATACATTAGATGACAAAGTTCTGATGAAATCTGACGGGATGCCTACTTACCACCTTGCCAATATTGTGGATGACCATTTGATGGGCGTTTCACATGTAATCCGTGGCGAGGAATGGTTACCTTCAGCGCCTATACATGTCTTGCTTTACCGTTATTTGGGATGGGAAGACAGTATGCCGCAATTTGCCCACTTACCATTATTATTGAAACCTGATGGCAATGGCAAACTATCCAAAAGAGATGCTGACAAGCATGGCTTCCCTATTTTCCCTATGGATTGGACAGACCCACGAACCAACGAACTTTCTCCTGGTTTCAAGGATGCTGGCTACCTTCCTGATGCCTTCATCAATTTCTTGGCTTTCTTGGGATGGAACCCTGGCGATCACAGAGAAATCTTCAATTTGGAAGAACTTATAGAAGCTTTCACTGTAGAAAGAATCGGTAAGTCAGGCACCAAATTTGACATCAATAAGGCAAAATGGTATAACGAGCAATACCTAAAAGCCAAATCCAACCAAGAGTTGGCAGGATACCTCATAGAAGATCTTCAAAAAGAAGGAATTGAAATCCTCCAATCCAAGGCTGAAAAAATTGTCAATATCATGAAAGAGAGAGCCACTTTCCCTGCAGATTTATGGAAAGAAGGTAGATTCCTATTGATAGCTCCTGAATCCTTTGATGAAAAAGTAGCGGGCAAAAAATGGGATGAAAATGCCGTACGGGTACTGGGCAGTTACAAAGAAGAATTGGCTAAATTCGAAGGTGAATTCACTCCTGAAAGTGCAAAGTCTTTATTGGAAAAAGCAGCTGAAACCAATGAAATCAAATTGGGCAAGGTGATGCAAGCGGTAAGATTAGCCACTACTGGAGTAGGTGCAGGACCTGATCTTATGGAGGTATTTGTGATCATTGGTAAAGATGAACTAATCAAAAGGATTGATTTTGCGTTAAATACATTAGAAGTAAAAGCAAATTAA
- a CDS encoding PorP/SprF family type IX secretion system membrane protein yields MKKALLFGIFWISCLLLKAQDIQYSQFYAAPIYLNPAMTGAGEMTRIGMNYRNQWPGLNQSVNSYSAYMDHYMFNINSGIGLMVNKSQQSAASLSTTEIAASYSYRLQLGAESYLRMGGQVSYMSRDAYFGNLVFGSQLDVNSDQIIGPSGENLGDDIKHRFADYSFGLLYNNKNAWLGISGHHLTTPNTSFLEDQLSELPMKLSAHGGVKVDLLGAGMNTFNDRSITFAFNYKTQGQFQQLDLGTQLDLNPVVLGLWYRGIPVAQQEIPNHESLIGLFGFSFDNGIDIGYSYDYTLSKMGNALSGGAHEISLRFSFFAGDSRLRGRESSMPCFKY; encoded by the coding sequence ATGAAAAAGGCATTATTGTTTGGCATATTCTGGATAAGCTGTCTGCTGTTAAAAGCGCAAGACATCCAATATTCGCAATTTTATGCTGCCCCGATATATTTAAACCCCGCCATGACCGGTGCAGGTGAAATGACTAGGATTGGCATGAACTATAGAAACCAATGGCCAGGACTGAACCAATCTGTAAATTCCTATTCAGCCTACATGGACCACTATATGTTCAATATCAACAGTGGCATTGGGCTTATGGTGAACAAAAGCCAGCAAAGTGCTGCCAGTCTGAGCACAACAGAAATTGCCGCCTCTTATTCCTACAGACTTCAACTAGGAGCAGAAAGCTATTTGCGCATGGGCGGACAAGTAAGCTATATGTCCAGAGACGCCTATTTTGGCAATCTTGTTTTTGGTTCCCAGCTAGATGTAAATTCAGATCAAATCATCGGCCCGAGTGGTGAAAACCTAGGCGACGACATCAAACACCGTTTTGCGGACTATAGCTTCGGCCTATTATATAATAATAAAAATGCCTGGCTTGGAATTTCAGGACACCACTTAACCACTCCCAATACCAGCTTTTTAGAAGATCAACTTAGCGAACTTCCCATGAAATTATCAGCCCATGGTGGAGTTAAAGTTGACCTTCTGGGAGCCGGCATGAATACATTCAATGATAGAAGCATCACCTTTGCCTTTAATTACAAAACACAAGGGCAATTCCAGCAGCTGGACCTCGGAACACAACTTGACCTCAACCCAGTGGTTTTGGGCTTATGGTACAGAGGAATTCCAGTGGCCCAACAAGAAATCCCTAATCACGAGTCCCTCATTGGGCTTTTCGGATTCTCTTTTGACAACGGTATTGACATAGGGTACAGCTATGATTATACCCTATCAAAAATGGGCAATGCCCTTTCCGGTGGTGCACATGAAATATCCCTTAGATTTTCCTTTTTCGCTGGTGATTCCCGTTTAAGAGGCAGAGAAAGCTCAATGCCCTGCTTTAAATATTAA
- a CDS encoding T9SS type B sorting domain-containing protein produces the protein MHQNPSTHGSRLLWLYTFVLCLCLGTNSKSYASPPLAVEVSGKLALCSYEEKGNIILNVSGGVAPYQYEWPSIKQYTSSIDNLNAGKYTVIITDANGLELTKEILIQPPYPLIGKLLQTEAATCGAANGTAEIKVVVGRGDPYRFEWSNGLKGTTKAENLEAGDHSVEIFDKYNCSTTLYFTIEEKGSPIHIDESIQHNSCGSTDKGAISLDITGGQAPYAFTWSNGATTNNLNQLSSGEYSVEIKDASGCSINKTFQIQQSQEIQITVQKQNISCNGADNGWISLTIEGGTAPYTVKWSDTNENVKERSQLKPGTYTASISDGNGCITEKNITLSETSLLDAKLFSMVNVDCSNGTATGTAWLNIEGGLPPYKIVWHNGIENQNEISFNQAQEISVTITDAKGCITHSSTKGDFPSNLARTNFTYELEGFSTSEDIIARQPVVFKSNTSEEVIAWEWNFGDGSTSEEPNPVHQFVKKGEYEVTLRVHNIYGCSSAFTNTIEVEDNSSSIKIPNAFSPNGDGLNDYFMPKFKNISEFELSIFNTWGELIYHQNNADEKGWDGSYKGAILPPGNYVYKVQFSDLENKVFEEGGIFTLIR, from the coding sequence ATGCACCAAAATCCATCCACACATGGGTCTAGGCTTCTTTGGCTCTATACTTTTGTCCTTTGCCTCTGCTTGGGAACAAACAGTAAAAGCTATGCCTCTCCCCCTCTTGCCGTAGAGGTTAGTGGAAAGCTTGCATTGTGCTCGTATGAAGAAAAAGGAAATATTATTCTCAACGTTTCAGGGGGAGTAGCTCCCTACCAATATGAATGGCCATCTATCAAGCAATACACTTCATCGATAGACAACCTCAATGCAGGAAAGTATACCGTCATCATTACTGATGCCAATGGATTGGAACTCACCAAAGAGATCCTTATTCAGCCACCTTATCCTTTAATAGGAAAATTACTTCAAACAGAAGCCGCTACTTGCGGTGCTGCCAACGGAACGGCTGAAATAAAAGTAGTAGTAGGAAGGGGAGATCCCTACCGTTTCGAATGGAGCAATGGATTAAAAGGCACCACCAAAGCAGAAAATCTAGAAGCCGGCGACCATTCAGTTGAAATTTTTGACAAGTACAATTGCAGCACCACACTTTATTTCACCATTGAAGAAAAGGGCAGCCCTATACATATAGATGAATCCATCCAACACAACAGCTGCGGAAGCACCGACAAGGGCGCCATCTCCCTAGACATTACAGGAGGCCAAGCACCCTATGCATTTACTTGGTCCAATGGCGCAACAACCAACAACCTGAATCAACTTTCCAGTGGAGAATACAGTGTGGAAATCAAAGATGCATCCGGCTGCAGCATCAACAAAACTTTTCAAATCCAACAATCACAGGAAATACAGATAACCGTACAAAAACAAAATATCAGTTGCAACGGCGCTGATAATGGATGGATTTCCTTGACGATAGAAGGCGGGACAGCCCCATATACTGTCAAATGGAGCGACACCAATGAAAACGTTAAGGAAAGAAGCCAACTCAAACCAGGCACTTATACAGCTAGCATTAGCGATGGCAATGGGTGTATCACCGAAAAAAACATCACGCTTAGTGAAACGAGCCTCTTGGACGCCAAACTATTCTCCATGGTGAATGTGGACTGCAGTAATGGCACCGCTACTGGTACCGCTTGGCTAAATATCGAAGGTGGTCTTCCTCCATACAAAATTGTGTGGCATAACGGAATCGAAAATCAAAACGAGATTTCATTCAATCAAGCCCAGGAAATAAGCGTGACCATTACCGATGCAAAAGGATGCATTACCCATAGCTCTACGAAAGGAGATTTCCCTTCCAACCTCGCCAGAACCAATTTCACCTATGAATTGGAGGGATTCTCTACCAGTGAAGACATTATAGCCAGGCAACCAGTAGTATTTAAAAGCAATACGTCTGAAGAAGTAATTGCTTGGGAATGGAACTTTGGAGATGGAAGCACCAGTGAAGAGCCCAACCCTGTTCACCAATTCGTCAAAAAAGGTGAGTATGAAGTTACGCTCAGGGTGCACAATATTTATGGCTGTAGTTCCGCTTTCACCAATACCATAGAGGTGGAAGACAATAGCTCAAGCATTAAAATACCCAATGCATTCAGTCCCAATGGGGATGGCTTAAATGACTATTTCATGCCTAAGTTCAAAAATATCAGCGAATTCGAACTGAGCATATTCAATACTTGGGGAGAACTTATATATCATCAAAACAATGCTGACGAAAAAGGCTGGGATGGCAGCTATAAAGGAGCCATCCTACCACCAGGCAATTATGTCTATAAGGTCCAATTCAGTGATTTGGAAAATAAAGTATTTGAAGAAGGAGGAATTTTCACACTAATCAGATAA
- the lysA gene encoding diaminopimelate decarboxylase: MTINNEQYQIQGVPLLDIAKEYGTPVYVYDGQKILDQVAALKSAFSTVNLKIKYATKALSNINILKLMKKAGTGVDAVSIEEVNLCLHVGFSPEEIMYTPNCVSFEEIQQAVDLGVMINIDNIPMLEHFGTYYGNSVPICIRLNPHILAGGNAKISVGHIDSKFGISILQLKHVLKIVEVHNLQVIGLHVHTGSDILDAEVFLKGAEILFDAAREFKDLKFLDFGGGFKVAYKEADITTDIQDVGKKVSAAFKTFCTEYGRDLEIWFEPGKFLVSECGYLLVHANVIKSTPASTFIGVDSGLNHLIRPMMYDAYHGVENISRLNGPDRVYTIVGYICETDTIAADRKLKEVKEGDILAIKNAGAYGFSMASNYNSRLRPAEVLVLDGKAHLIRKRESFEDILKHQIDIDIK; this comes from the coding sequence ATGACTATCAACAACGAACAGTATCAGATTCAGGGTGTTCCGCTTTTGGACATCGCCAAAGAATACGGCACTCCAGTATATGTCTATGACGGACAAAAAATACTAGATCAGGTAGCCGCATTGAAAAGTGCATTTTCTACAGTAAACCTGAAGATAAAATATGCAACTAAGGCACTTTCTAACATCAATATTCTGAAGTTGATGAAGAAAGCTGGTACTGGCGTGGACGCAGTTTCCATAGAGGAGGTAAATCTTTGTCTACATGTGGGCTTCAGTCCTGAAGAGATCATGTACACTCCTAACTGTGTTTCCTTTGAGGAAATCCAGCAAGCAGTGGACCTTGGGGTAATGATCAATATTGACAATATCCCAATGCTGGAGCATTTTGGCACTTATTATGGTAATTCCGTACCTATTTGTATTCGCCTCAACCCACATATTTTGGCTGGAGGAAATGCAAAAATTTCCGTCGGGCATATTGACAGTAAATTTGGAATTTCTATTCTTCAACTGAAACATGTATTGAAGATCGTGGAGGTCCACAACTTGCAGGTAATAGGATTGCACGTACATACTGGATCCGATATTTTGGATGCCGAGGTATTCTTAAAAGGCGCTGAAATTTTATTTGATGCTGCCAGGGAATTTAAAGATTTGAAATTCTTGGACTTTGGAGGAGGCTTTAAAGTGGCTTATAAAGAGGCCGATATTACCACAGACATTCAGGATGTGGGCAAAAAAGTCTCTGCAGCTTTCAAAACGTTCTGTACAGAATACGGAAGAGACCTGGAAATATGGTTTGAACCGGGCAAATTCTTGGTGAGTGAATGTGGCTATTTATTGGTACATGCCAATGTAATCAAATCTACACCAGCTTCTACCTTTATTGGTGTGGACTCAGGCCTCAACCACCTTATCAGACCAATGATGTATGACGCCTACCATGGTGTCGAAAATATCTCCAGACTAAATGGACCAGACAGGGTTTACACCATAGTAGGCTATATCTGCGAAACAGATACTATTGCAGCGGACAGAAAACTAAAAGAAGTAAAAGAAGGGGATATCTTGGCCATCAAAAATGCCGGAGCTTATGGTTTTAGCATGGCATCTAATTATAACTCCCGTCTTCGTCCAGCTGAAGTATTGGTATTGGATGGGAAAGCCCATTTGATCAGAAAAAGAGAATCCTTTGAGGATATTTTAAAACATCAAATAGACATTGATATCAAATAG
- a CDS encoding sensor histidine kinase: protein MKIIILLMSLACVGLVAFQYYWVANAIKINQERFEQNVYQSLAASIAKLEKGETSEIILNAMAKDSTFKQVLFQKIEPIEFNIKRQVSIERRPSVLDSLFKETVPQVSQTFRRMIASRSGKPQDQFELQKYFELPPSIASQLFTPDEMIIYLQEKEKYLEFVAKRDSFAMVQDYTFNREALITEEYNISENAAENIVKANKKIELVEVVMTQLLADAKVGILNRVDTAALHRDIRSQLSKRGINGHFELAILDHENSLIGINEIQNPQFFLANGLKAELFPGDLVGKENFMMINFPSKNAFLISQIWLPLSSSLVFLLIIIFCFVYAIKVIIRQKKLSETKNDFINNMTHEFKTPIATVSLAVEALQDPDLINQDAFRNRYLGIIKDENKRLGSQVEKVLQAAALDKKDFKLKFEQVDLVNLLEEAKKHFELQVEKKGGIIKMEVDVLNPYLQADAFHLSNIINNLLDNANKYSREEPEILLKLVEHSDGFTITIKDNGMGMSKDSVKKIFDKFYRVPTGNVHDVKGFGLGLAYVKTMVEEHHGEIFVESEINKGSTFTINLPRKK, encoded by the coding sequence ATGAAAATAATAATTCTGTTAATGTCCCTTGCTTGTGTGGGATTGGTGGCCTTCCAATACTACTGGGTAGCCAATGCCATCAAGATCAATCAGGAGAGGTTTGAGCAGAATGTTTACCAGTCTTTGGCGGCCAGTATTGCTAAATTGGAGAAAGGAGAGACCAGTGAGATCATTCTTAATGCCATGGCAAAGGACAGTACTTTCAAGCAGGTCCTTTTCCAAAAGATAGAACCCATAGAGTTTAATATCAAGAGACAGGTTTCCATAGAGCGAAGACCTTCTGTATTGGATTCCTTGTTTAAGGAAACAGTGCCCCAAGTGTCTCAGACCTTTCGAAGAATGATTGCTTCCAGAAGTGGAAAGCCCCAGGACCAATTTGAGTTGCAAAAGTATTTTGAGCTTCCTCCTTCCATTGCCAGTCAGTTGTTTACTCCTGACGAAATGATTATCTATCTTCAGGAAAAAGAAAAATACCTGGAGTTCGTCGCCAAGCGGGACAGTTTTGCCATGGTGCAGGATTACACCTTCAATAGGGAGGCTTTGATTACCGAGGAATATAATATTTCAGAAAATGCAGCTGAGAATATTGTAAAAGCCAATAAGAAAATCGAATTGGTGGAAGTGGTGATGACCCAGTTACTGGCAGATGCAAAGGTGGGTATTTTAAACCGGGTGGACACGGCGGCCCTACACAGGGATATTAGATCACAGCTTAGTAAAAGGGGGATCAATGGCCATTTTGAATTGGCTATATTGGATCATGAGAATTCCTTGATCGGGATTAATGAAATTCAAAACCCTCAGTTCTTTTTGGCCAATGGCCTGAAAGCAGAGCTTTTTCCGGGGGACTTGGTAGGTAAGGAAAATTTTATGATGATTAATTTTCCTTCCAAAAATGCTTTTCTGATCAGTCAGATTTGGCTCCCACTATCCAGCTCGCTGGTGTTTCTATTGATTATCATCTTTTGCTTTGTCTATGCCATCAAGGTGATTATTAGGCAGAAAAAGCTTTCTGAGACCAAGAATGATTTTATCAACAATATGACCCATGAGTTCAAAACACCCATTGCCACTGTGAGCTTGGCAGTGGAGGCTTTGCAGGATCCTGATTTGATCAATCAGGATGCATTTAGGAATAGGTACTTGGGGATAATCAAAGATGAAAACAAGCGTTTGGGCAGCCAAGTGGAAAAAGTGCTGCAGGCAGCTGCACTGGACAAGAAGGATTTCAAATTGAAATTTGAACAAGTGGATTTGGTAAACCTCCTGGAAGAGGCCAAGAAGCATTTTGAATTACAGGTGGAGAAAAAGGGAGGTATCATCAAAATGGAAGTAGATGTACTGAATCCTTACTTGCAGGCAGATGCCTTTCATTTGTCCAATATCATCAATAATCTTTTGGATAATGCGAATAAATACTCCAGAGAAGAGCCGGAGATTTTGCTTAAATTGGTCGAGCATTCAGATGGATTTACCATTACTATAAAAGATAATGGTATGGGTATGTCTAAAGATTCGGTCAAGAAGATTTTTGATAAATTCTACCGTGTTCCAACCGGAAACGTTCATGATGTTAAAGGATTTGGCTTGGGATTGGCCTATGTAAAAACAATGGTGGAAGAGCACCATGGTGAGATTTTTGTTGAAAGTGAAATCAATAAAGGAAGTACATTTACCATCAATTTACCCCGAAAAAAATGA